The Bacteroidota bacterium genome contains a region encoding:
- the radC gene encoding DNA repair protein RadC yields the protein MENTTGHMPINFWAEDDRPREKMLLKGKHNLSDAELIAILIGSGTRHASAVDLAKNILQRAHNNLIELAKLTVTDLTRVQGIGSAKAITIMAALELGRRRRSAEVFNREKVQTSRDAYEIFQAKVSEENYEAFWIMLLNRSNKIIGMEKISDGGISGTVADPKKIFKLALDHYASCIILCHNHPSGSTDPSQADMQLTGKLVEAGKYLDIEILDHIIVGDEIYYSFADDGKI from the coding sequence ATGGAAAACACTACCGGACATATGCCGATTAATTTCTGGGCCGAGGACGACAGGCCAAGAGAAAAGATGCTGTTAAAAGGGAAACACAATCTGAGTGATGCCGAACTGATCGCCATATTGATAGGATCAGGCACCCGCCATGCCTCTGCTGTTGATCTGGCAAAAAATATCCTGCAACGCGCACATAATAACCTCATTGAATTAGCCAAGTTGACTGTCACAGATCTCACCAGGGTACAGGGTATAGGGTCGGCAAAGGCGATTACAATTATGGCTGCCCTTGAATTGGGACGACGTCGCCGTTCTGCAGAGGTCTTTAACAGGGAAAAGGTACAAACCAGCCGTGATGCCTATGAAATATTCCAGGCTAAAGTGTCGGAAGAGAATTATGAAGCATTCTGGATCATGCTCCTGAATCGCTCCAATAAAATCATTGGCATGGAAAAGATCAGTGATGGCGGCATTTCGGGAACTGTTGCCGATCCCAAAAAAATCTTTAAACTGGCACTTGACCACTATGCATCCTGTATCATCCTGTGCCATAATCACCCATCCGGCAGCACGGATCCGAGCCAGGCTGATATGCAGTTAACCGGCAAACTGGTTGAAGCCGGAAAATACCTCGATATTGAAATTCTTGATCATATTATTGTCGGAGATGAAATATACTATAGTTTTGCAGATGATGGAAAAATTTAA
- the wecB gene encoding UDP-N-acetylglucosamine 2-epimerase (non-hydrolyzing) gives MIKVISVVGARPQFIKAAAISRAVRSGYSDKIQDIILHTGQHYDDNMSKVFFDQLNLPVPRYNLGVGSAPHGVQTARMILRMEPAFLAEKPDVIILYGDTNSTLAGAITASKLDIPVAHVEAGLRSFNRSMPEEINRIVCDHVSTLLFCPSQTAVNNLKHEGFMQDSELSFCGNHPKIFFSGDVMYDNALFFSGIAKGSTDILNQYRLASGEYLLATIHRDNNTDQPERLNAIFSALYNLSEEFDKTVIIPLHPRTTRVLKKNLEAGLYRSVYNRPNIIITQPLSFFDMMVLERNAQIILTDSGGVQKEAFFYQRPCIILRPETEWIEIIEHQAGIIADADPQKIREAYLHYVEHPDIIFPPVYGNGKASEFICREIAAIFN, from the coding sequence ATGATCAAAGTGATATCCGTGGTCGGAGCGAGGCCACAATTTATTAAGGCTGCCGCTATCAGCAGGGCTGTCAGAAGTGGTTACAGTGATAAAATCCAGGATATCATTCTTCATACCGGTCAGCACTATGATGATAATATGTCGAAAGTTTTTTTCGACCAGCTTAATCTACCTGTACCGCGTTATAATCTTGGTGTGGGTTCTGCCCCGCACGGAGTGCAGACAGCACGTATGATTTTACGCATGGAACCGGCATTTTTAGCTGAAAAGCCCGATGTGATCATCCTTTACGGCGATACCAATTCCACACTTGCCGGGGCTATAACGGCATCGAAACTGGATATACCGGTAGCACACGTGGAGGCCGGATTACGCTCGTTCAACAGGTCTATGCCTGAAGAGATCAACAGGATCGTTTGTGATCATGTTTCCACACTGCTGTTTTGTCCTTCACAAACGGCTGTTAATAATCTCAAACATGAAGGTTTTATGCAGGATAGTGAGCTATCATTTTGTGGTAATCATCCTAAGATTTTTTTCTCAGGCGATGTAATGTATGATAATGCTCTGTTTTTTTCCGGAATAGCGAAAGGAAGCACGGATATCCTGAATCAATACAGGCTTGCATCCGGTGAGTATCTTTTGGCCACTATTCACCGCGACAATAATACTGACCAGCCTGAACGCCTGAATGCGATCTTTTCTGCTTTGTACAACCTGTCGGAGGAGTTTGATAAAACGGTCATCATTCCTTTGCATCCCAGAACGACACGGGTACTGAAGAAAAACCTTGAAGCCGGCTTGTACAGGTCTGTATATAACCGCCCGAATATAATCATTACACAGCCGTTATCATTTTTCGATATGATGGTGCTTGAAAGGAACGCCCAGATCATTTTAACCGATTCAGGGGGCGTGCAGAAGGAAGCCTTTTTTTATCAGAGACCATGTATCATTTTACGGCCTGAAACAGAATGGATTGAGATAATTGAACATCAGGCCGGCATCATAGCAGATGCTGATCCGCAAAAGATCCGTGAAGCCTATCTCCATTATGTTGAACACCCGGATATTATTTTCCCTCCTGTTTATGGTAATGGTAAAGCGTCGGAATTTATTTGCAGGGAGATTGCAGCCATATTTAATTGA
- a CDS encoding porin family protein yields the protein MKFLKIILIGVFITTGIFSEQIFAQKRPRVLNLPKFDLAPYHFGFSLNVNQMFFTIKPATNMQKKWYYGVQQLPDLPNSVKDTARVLSLESLNTFGFTIGIVSNLRLGTFFDLRFVPDLAFGERELVYIVERHYDGTVETVGMRKTVYSTLVDIPLHIKYKSKRYNNTRAYLLAGLKYSIDLASEAKKNQDELDNKHVRLKKNDLYFEAAVGFDFYTTYFKFGTEFKMSYGLNDILIREDNIYTSSIDRLTSKIFQLSFTFE from the coding sequence TTGAAGTTTCTCAAAATTATACTGATTGGAGTCTTTATCACTACGGGTATTTTTTCTGAACAGATTTTTGCTCAGAAGCGGCCACGCGTTCTGAACCTGCCTAAATTTGACCTGGCACCTTACCACTTTGGGTTCAGTTTGAATGTCAACCAGATGTTTTTTACGATAAAGCCTGCCACCAACATGCAGAAAAAATGGTATTACGGCGTCCAGCAATTACCCGACCTGCCGAATTCCGTTAAAGATACAGCCAGGGTTCTTAGCCTGGAGAGTTTGAACACATTTGGCTTTACTATTGGCATCGTGTCAAATTTACGGCTGGGAACATTTTTCGACTTACGATTTGTACCGGATCTTGCATTTGGTGAAAGAGAACTGGTTTATATTGTCGAAAGGCACTATGATGGAACCGTTGAAACGGTGGGGATGAGAAAAACAGTTTATTCCACCCTCGTGGACATCCCTTTACACATCAAGTATAAATCAAAGCGGTATAACAATACAAGAGCCTATTTACTGGCGGGCCTCAAGTACAGCATTGACCTGGCATCAGAGGCCAAAAAAAATCAGGATGAACTGGATAATAAGCATGTGCGTTTGAAAAAGAATGATTTATATTTTGAAGCAGCGGTAGGATTTGACTTTTATACGACCTATTTCAAATTCGGAACGGAATTTAAAATGTCGTATGGCCTGAATGATATTCTTATAAGGGAAGACAATATTTATACTTCTTCAATCGACCGGTTGACATCCAAGATATTCCAGCTTTCCTTCACATTTGAGTAA
- a CDS encoding DMT family transporter, with product MKGYRSVFIGGAAVSMAAALWGLDGVVLTPRLYNLNIVYVVFMVHAIPFFLMNFVFYKEYRHLGTISWNDLLIFSLVALAGGAIGTMAIVKALFLVNFKSLTVIVLLQKLQPVFAITLAIILLHEKIRRNYLIWAGLAIVASYLLTFGFRLPDFRTGSNTVYAALYSMLAAFSFGSSTVLSKKVLIKYDYTTATFFRYGLTTLFMLIILLATSTLGQVNQTTGQNWLIFFIIAFTTGSGAIFLYYFGLNKIQASVATICELSFPLSAIILDYIFNGNLLSVAQWIGAAILVFAIINLNRTSG from the coding sequence ATGAAAGGTTACCGGTCGGTATTTATTGGCGGTGCGGCTGTCAGCATGGCAGCGGCATTATGGGGCCTGGACGGCGTCGTCCTCACACCCCGCCTGTACAACCTGAATATCGTTTATGTGGTCTTTATGGTCCATGCCATTCCATTCTTTCTGATGAATTTTGTGTTTTATAAAGAATACCGCCATCTTGGAACAATTTCGTGGAATGACCTGCTGATATTTTCACTTGTTGCACTGGCTGGTGGCGCCATCGGAACAATGGCCATTGTCAAGGCATTATTCCTGGTAAATTTTAAAAGCCTGACAGTAATCGTCCTTCTGCAGAAGCTACAACCGGTTTTTGCCATTACACTGGCCATTATATTATTGCACGAAAAAATCAGGCGTAACTATCTGATCTGGGCAGGATTGGCAATTGTTGCCAGCTATCTGCTGACCTTCGGATTCCGACTCCCTGATTTCAGGACAGGTTCCAATACCGTTTATGCTGCACTGTATTCCATGCTGGCTGCGTTTTCATTCGGGAGTTCGACGGTGTTAAGCAAGAAAGTCCTCATTAAATATGATTACACGACAGCCACCTTTTTCCGCTATGGTCTCACCACGCTTTTCATGTTGATCATTCTCCTGGCTACATCCACCCTGGGACAGGTCAATCAGACCACAGGACAGAACTGGCTGATCTTTTTCATTATTGCCTTCACAACCGGATCCGGGGCAATATTTCTGTATTATTTCGGGCTGAATAAAATCCAGGCGTCGGTGGCAACGATCTGCGAACTCTCATTCCCTTTATCGGCTATCATCCTGGATTATATATTTAACGGGAATCTCCTGTCTGTTGCACAGTGGATCGGTGCAGCCATACTGGTTTTTGCCATTATCAACCTGAACAGGACATCAGGCTGA
- a CDS encoding bifunctional ADP-heptose synthase, with amino-acid sequence MKTNKVLIVGDVMVDAYIWGRVERISPEAPVPVVTVSHRANMLGGAANVARNIKAMGAEPLLCSVVGDDQKGGEFLQLLIEESISSEGILCSKKRKTTVKFRVIGNNHQLIRVDEEDDKDLDQEEVSELLYRFEGLLNKNRFQVIIFQDYNKGVLTGQVIDRIISKAHGRGIPVAVDPKKRHFDAYCNIDLFKPNLKELIEGSKLDMPPQNMDDLKSVIITFQKQQNIDNMLVTLSEKGIYISSKEGDTCIAHHIPAHLRTIADVSGAGDTVISVASLCLASQMPPFDMAAISNLAGGLVCEHVGVVPIKRERLIKEVLGLYMID; translated from the coding sequence GTGAAAACCAACAAGGTGCTTATCGTAGGTGACGTCATGGTTGATGCATACATCTGGGGACGTGTTGAGCGTATATCACCTGAGGCACCTGTACCGGTTGTCACGGTGAGTCACAGGGCCAATATGCTTGGTGGTGCAGCCAATGTAGCACGCAACATCAAGGCCATGGGAGCGGAACCTCTGCTCTGCTCAGTTGTCGGTGATGACCAGAAAGGCGGTGAATTCCTGCAACTGCTTATCGAGGAAAGTATCAGCAGTGAAGGCATACTATGTAGTAAAAAGCGCAAGACGACCGTTAAATTCAGGGTCATCGGCAATAACCATCAGTTGATTCGTGTGGATGAGGAGGATGATAAAGACCTCGACCAGGAAGAAGTTTCGGAATTGCTCTACCGGTTCGAAGGCCTGCTCAACAAAAATAGATTCCAGGTCATCATTTTCCAGGATTATAATAAGGGGGTGCTGACAGGGCAGGTCATCGACCGCATCATCAGTAAGGCTCATGGTCGTGGCATCCCTGTTGCTGTCGACCCGAAGAAAAGACATTTCGATGCTTACTGTAATATTGACCTTTTCAAGCCTAACCTGAAAGAACTTATTGAAGGCAGCAAGCTGGATATGCCACCACAGAATATGGATGACCTGAAATCGGTTATTATCACATTCCAGAAACAGCAGAATATTGACAATATGCTTGTAACACTCTCAGAAAAAGGCATTTACATTAGCTCAAAAGAGGGTGATACCTGCATAGCACATCATATACCGGCACATCTGCGAACCATAGCTGATGTATCCGGCGCAGGTGATACGGTGATCAGCGTGGCATCGTTATGCCTGGCTTCACAAATGCCTCCCTTTGATATGGCGGCTATTTCCAATCTTGCCGGAGGCCTGGTATGTGAACATGTCGGAGTGGTGCCGATCAAGAGAGAACGTCTGATAAAAGAAGTGCTGGGGTTATATATGATCGATTGA
- the rpsT gene encoding 30S ribosomal protein S20 — MADHKSSLKRIRQEEVRKEHNRYYAKTMRNAIRKFRSLTSKTEAEEKLPKLIAMIDKNVKRSIVHKNTASNLKSKLTKYIGTLS, encoded by the coding sequence ATGGCCGATCATAAATCATCATTAAAACGGATACGTCAGGAAGAAGTCCGTAAAGAGCATAACCGCTATTATGCTAAAACCATGCGAAATGCTATTCGTAAATTCCGAAGCCTCACGAGTAAAACGGAAGCAGAAGAAAAGCTCCCTAAACTCATCGCCATGATTGATAAAAATGTCAAGCGTTCCATAGTGCATAAAAATACAGCTTCCAACCTGAAATCGAAACTGACAAAATATATCGGAACATTGTCATAA
- a CDS encoding pyridoxal phosphate-dependent aminotransferase, which translates to MIVLSNRVINLGESETLAMTRMSRELEAQGHNVINLSIGQPDFNTPDYIKHAAIEAIDNNFTFYPPVPGYQDLREAISMKFRRDNGLGYSPNQIVVTTGAKQAIANVVLCLINPGDEVLLPVPYWVSYREIVKLAEGKPVLIHASVDHDFKVTPDQIEKSITSKTKLLIFSSPCNPSGTVYTRNELEEIARVISRHENIYIISDEIYEYINYIGKHESIGQFDFIRDRVITVNGVSKGFAMTGWRLGYLAAPLAIAKACDKLQGQFTSGACTISQKAALRAVQSDPTKTEELKIMVSAFKDRRDMLLEMMQEIPCMRTNTPRGAFYVFPEINELFGKRNGSIAINSSDDFCSYLLKNYYVALVPGTAFGSPECVRISYATSKKKLVEGMLRIKNAISELS; encoded by the coding sequence ATGATAGTACTTTCGAACAGGGTCATCAATTTGGGGGAATCGGAAACCCTGGCCATGACGCGTATGAGCAGAGAGCTTGAAGCACAGGGACATAATGTGATAAATTTGAGTATTGGCCAGCCGGATTTTAATACGCCCGATTACATCAAACATGCAGCAATTGAAGCGATAGATAATAATTTTACGTTTTATCCGCCGGTGCCCGGTTATCAGGACCTTCGCGAAGCCATTAGCATGAAATTCAGGAGGGATAATGGATTGGGCTATTCACCAAACCAGATTGTCGTCACCACCGGTGCGAAGCAGGCCATAGCCAATGTTGTCCTCTGCCTGATTAATCCCGGTGATGAGGTTCTGTTACCTGTTCCATACTGGGTGAGCTATCGTGAGATTGTCAAGCTGGCTGAAGGCAAGCCAGTACTTATCCATGCTTCGGTAGATCATGATTTTAAGGTCACTCCCGACCAGATAGAAAAGTCCATTACCAGCAAAACCAAGCTGCTGATCTTTTCAAGTCCCTGTAATCCTTCGGGTACAGTTTATACACGCAATGAACTTGAGGAAATAGCCAGGGTCATTTCGAGGCATGAGAATATTTATATTATTTCGGATGAAATTTATGAGTATATCAATTATATCGGAAAACATGAAAGCATTGGCCAGTTTGATTTTATCAGGGACCGTGTCATAACTGTAAATGGGGTATCAAAGGGTTTTGCCATGACCGGATGGCGTCTGGGTTACCTGGCGGCACCGCTGGCTATTGCTAAAGCGTGTGATAAGCTGCAGGGACAGTTCACATCAGGAGCCTGTACCATTTCGCAAAAAGCCGCACTCCGTGCTGTGCAGAGTGATCCCACCAAAACAGAGGAGCTTAAAATCATGGTGTCAGCCTTTAAAGACAGGAGAGATATGCTGCTTGAAATGATGCAGGAAATACCCTGCATGAGAACCAATACACCCCGGGGCGCCTTTTATGTTTTTCCGGAAATTAATGAATTGTTTGGAAAAAGAAATGGAAGTATAGCAATTAACTCCAGTGATGACTTTTGCTCATATCTGCTTAAGAATTATTATGTTGCGCTTGTCCCGGGTACAGCTTTCGGCTCCCCTGAGTGTGTCAGGATTTCTTATGCCACATCGAAAAAGAAGCTGGTCGAGGGAATGCTACGAATAAAAAATGCCATTTCTGAACTTTCATGA